GCCCGATGGCCCGGCCGGCGCGGTTGGCGGTCAGCGCCAGCGGCACGTGATCCGGCTCGCCCGTCACGACGTGGCGGGCCTCGGCGCAGTCGCCCGCCGCGTAGACGTTCTCGTAGTTCGTCCGGCCGTACTCGTCGGTCGCGATGGCCCCGGTCGAGCCGAGTTCGATCCCGGCTTCCTCCGCAAGGCCGACGTTCGGTGCCACCCCCACGCCCACGATCACGACGTCAGTCGGGTCGGACTCGCCGCCCTCGAGGACGACGCGGTCGACCCGGCCGTCCCCGTCGAACCCGGAGACGGCGGTGTCGAGGTGCAGGTCGACGCCCCGTTCGCGGAGGTGATCCTCGACGACCTCGGCGACCTGCTCGCCGAACGGCTGCAGGACGTGGGGTAACATCTCGTAGAGGGCGACGTCAACCCCGCGGGCCGACAGCGCTTCGGCCATCTCGATGCCGACGTACCCGCCGCCCACGATGGCGGCCCGGTCCGGCGACTGGTCGGTGACGTACGACTCGATCTCGCCCGCCTCGTCCATGTCGTGGATCGTGAACACGCCGTCGAGGTCGGTCCCGTCGAACGGCGGGACGATCGCGCTCGCACCGACCCCCACGAGGAGGTGGTCGTACGACTGCTCGAACCGCTCGCCGTCGCCCTCGACCGCGACCGTCTGGCGCTCGGGATCGATGCCGACGACCTCGTGGCCGGTCCGCAGGTCGATATCGCGCTCCTCGCGGAACCGCTCCGGCGTCACGGCGACGAGGTCCTCGAGCTCGTCGACTTCGCCCTTCACGTAGTAGGGCATCCCGCAGGCGGCGTAGGAGACCCACTGCCCCTTCTCGAAGACGATTACCTCCAGGTCGGGGTCCTCGCGCTTGGCCTTGCTCGCCGCGCTCATTCCCGCGGCGTCACCGCCGACGACGACGAACGTGTCGCTCATACGCGTCGGTTGGGTCGGAACTGACTAAAGTATTCCCCAGATCGCACAATACTGCTGGCTCGGGCCCGCTGTTCGGCCTGCAGCCCCGGGCTCGCTGTTCGGCCTGCAGCCCCGGGCTCGCTGTTCGGCCTGCAGCCCCGGGCCAGCGGCGAGCCAGTCCAAGCCGCTGGCGGTCGGCCGGACGCTCACGCACTGACCGGCTCGGCAACGACGTCGTCGTCGCGGTCGAACAGCGACGCGAACAGCTTCCGTTCCGCGGCGCGGAGGTGCTGGGTGAACGTCGACTGGTTGATCCCCATCGTCTCGGCGACGTCCTCCCCGCTGGCGTCGCGGGGCCACTCGAAGAAGCCAGCGAAGTAGGCCGTCTGGGCGGCCTCCAGCTGACGGTCGGTCAGCGACTCCTCGAAGGTCGTCCGGAACTCCGTCTCGGCGGCCGCGTCGGGCTCGCGCTCGCGCTGGGCGATCAGGTCCAGACCCGGATACGCCGACTGGACGGCCTCGACGACCGACCGGACGTCGTTGGATCTGGCGACCTCCGCGACGAGGCGGCCGGTCCCCTCGGTGACCGTCAGCGACTGGACGGCCGCGCCGTACTGGGCCAGCGTCGTCACGACGGCGTCGTCGAGGGCCAGCCTGACGGCGCACTGCCCGTCGCCGGCGCACAGCACTTCGGCCCGTTCGACCCCCGGAGCGTCGGCGGCGTGGGCCGAGACGGGACCCGGCTCGCAGCCGGCGACGGAGACGTAGGCGGCGCAGTCGCCCTCCCCGCCGTCGCCGATCCGGTCGAGTTCGATCGTGCACCCCAGCGCCGCCGACAGCGAGACGAGCGGATCGTCCGTCCCGTCGAGCCGGAACTCCAGGCGAGTCACCTCGTCCGACGCGAGCGTCCGACGGCTCTCGGCCGCGTTGATGGCGTCCCCGACGGTCAGCCCGAGCTCTGCGAACACCGCCCGGTCGATGGCCTCGAACGCGCCGTCCGTCGCGGCCTCGACGAACAGCGCACCGTAGTCGGCGTCCTGGTACGACAGCGGGACGACGACCCCCGCGGCCCCGGCGGGGTCGTCGACGGGCCCCCCGTCGTCGTCGACGAGCGCCGGCCGCCGCTGCTCGAGGACGTCCCCCGCGACGTCCCGGTAGGCCGTCGAGCCGTCGAGGCGCGTCTCGAGGGTCTCGGGGTCGACGCCGGCGGCGGCCTGAACCGCGACGCCGTCGTCGACGAGTCGGGGCGTGCCGACCCAGGCGGCGTCGAACAGGTGCGAGCGCGCGAACCGGTCACAGAGCACCCGCTCGATCTCGCGGCGCGTCGACGCCCCCACCAGCTCCCGGTTGACGTCGCGGAGCACCTCGTTCGTGTTGTTCAGCCGCTCGAGGCGGTCGTTCTGCTCCTCGATCCGGAGCCGTCGCTCCTTGCGGTCGGTCACGTCCCGCTCGACGGCGACGTAGTGCTCGACCGCGCCCGCCTCGTCGGTGATCGGTGCGACGGTCGTGTCGACCCAGCACAGCTCCCCCGACTTCCGGCGGTTGACGATCTCCCCCTCCCAGACCTCCCCCGAGGAGATCCGCTCCCACAGCTCCGTGTAGAAGTCCTCGTCGTGCTCCCCGGACTGCCACAGGCGGGGGTTCTCGCCGACGACCTCCTCGGGGCCGTAGCCGACGACGCTCTCGACCGCCGGGTTCGCGTACTCGATGGTCCCGTCGGCGTCGGTCACGAAGATGGCGTGGCCGGCGTGTTCGATCGCCTTTCGGAACCCCTGGAGGCGCTCGGTGACGCGCCGCTCCTCGACGACGTAGCTCGACAGGTAGTACACCGTCAGCAGCGCGAGGACGCTGACCGCCAGTCCCGGGAGCTCCTCGACCGGCGTGGTCGAGCTCCGGGCGGACAGCAGCTGTCGGGTCGCCATCAGCGACAGCATCACCGTCAGGAACCCGAACCGCCGGTCGCTGCTCCGGGCGAGCAACACCAGCGAGTACCCGACCCCGGCGAGCCTGAGGAGGACGGACGCGACGAGCACGCCGTTCACGTGCGTCCACCTCCGTCGGCGGATCGGCGACGACGGTCGACATGCGCGTTCATGGTCCGAACTCGTTCGCGCCATCCCATATAAGGCCCCGGGCGTTCTCAGTCCCTGGGACGCGGGCCGACGAGCGGCCGGCGCGGGGTCGATCCCCCGTCCCAAAGAGTATTGGGTCGGGAGTTATCCACCGTGTCGGACCGATCCGGCGGGGCAAAGAGTATCGGTAGCACGCTCACCTCCCCGGATCACGTAGGTCTACGCGTATGCTCCCGATCGACCGGCCGAACGGACGCGTTCCGACGTGTGGGTGGTACCGATGAGCGGCGCGAGCGACGACCGGCTGCCGGGCGTCCCAGATGCGGGCGCCGCCGACTTCGACGCGATGGTCGACGACGAGGCGTCCGATCCCCGGGAGGAGCTGTCGAAGACGGATCACGACACGGACCTGGGGATCGCCATGGCCGAGGACGCCAAGCGCGTCTCCCGTGGCGAGCTATCGGCCGAGGAGTACTGGCGCAAGTACGACGCGGCCGCGGAGGCCGAGTTCGGCGACGACTACCGGCAGACGCCCAACCCGGCCATCGACAGCCCCGACCAGACCATCGAGTCGGAGACGGCCGAGTCGCTGGGCTGCTCGGTCGGATCGATGGACTCGATCGCCTGCGAGTCCGCTGCCTCGGCGCCGACCGACGAGGACGGCGACGACTCCGACGAGCGCTGGGGGATGGTCATCGACCTCCAGAAGTGCGTCGGCTGCGACTCCTGTTCGGTCGCCTGCAAGGCCGAGAACCGGACGCCGCCGGGGGTCTCCTACAACGTCGTGATGGAGGAGGAACACGGCGAGTTCCCCGACGTCACGCGCACGAACGTCCCCCGTCCGTGCATGCAGTGCGAGAACCCGCCCTGCGTGCAGGTCTGCCCCGTCAGCGCGACCTACAAGATGGACAACGGCGTGGTCAACATCGACTACGACCGCTGTATCGGCTGCCGGTACTGCATGATCGCGTGCCCGTACGGCGCTCGGTACTTCGACTTCGGCGAGAACTACGACGACGAGGTCGACGGCGCCGGCGAGGTGACCAGCCCCGAGTACGGCGTCGACCGTGGCCCGCGCGAGGACGGCGCCTCGCCGGTGGGTAACGTCAGGAAGTGCAGCTTCTGCACGCACCGCCTGGAACGCGGGGAGGAGCCGGCCTGCGTCGAGACCTGCGTTGGCGACGCCCGGAACATGGGCGACCTCGACGACCCCGACAGCGAGGTCTCGGAGATGGCCGACTCCTCGCGGGCGTTCCAGCTCAAGGAGGACGAGGGCACCGACCCCAACGTCTACTACCTCAAGTGACCATGGCAACCGAACACTCGCGGTTCGAGTTCGACCCCGGATTCGTCGACGACCGCCTCCGGGCTGCCTGGTACGCCGTCCTCGGCGTGCTGCTGCTGGTCGGCGGCGCGGCGACGTGGCTGCGGATCTCCGGGGGCATGCAGAGCACCAACCTCACGAGCACGACCCCGTGGGGCGCGTGGGTCGCCTTCTACATCTACTTCGTCGGCCTCTCGGCCGGCGCGTTCCTCGTGAGTACGCTGGCCAACGTCTTCGGCGTCGCGGGGATGCACCGCATCGACCGCGACGCCCTGTTCGCGGCGATCGTCAGCATGCTGGTCGCGCTGCTGTTCGTCTGGACCGACCTCGGCCGGATGGACCGGATGTACCACCCGTTCATCTGGCGGCAGGTCACCTCCGCGCTCGCCTGGGAGGTCCACGCGTACGTCGCCTACATCGGGGTGCTGACGACCGAGCTGTACTTCTCGATGCGCTACGACCTCGCTCGGGTCGCCGAGCGCGGCTCAGGACTGCGGGCCAGGCTCAGCGGCCTCCTGACGCTGGGCCGGCGACAGACGACCGAGGCCTCCCGGGAGACCGACAGGACGTGGCTGAAGCGGGCCGGCATCCTCGGCATCCCGCTGGCCATCTTCATGGTCCACGGCGGTACGGGCGTGCTCTTCGCCGTCTCGAAGGCCCGCCCCTACTGGAACAGCGGCCTGTTCCCGGTGATCTTCATCGTCTCCGCCGTGCTCTCCGGGACGGCGCTGGTGATGATGCTGTACGTCCTCCGGACGCGGCTGTTCGACGGCGAGTCCGTCGACCCCGACCTGCTGGACCGGCTCGCCAAGCTGCTGGCGACGTTCGTCGTCGTCGACGTGGCGCTGACCGCCATCGAGGCGCTGATCGCCATCGTCAGCTTCCACCCCCACGTGGTCGAGACCTGGAACATCATCGCGTTCGGCGAGATGTCGTGGTCGTTCTGGTGGTTCATGGTCGGCCTCGGCTGGGTGTTCCCGCTCGTGATGCTCTCGAAGCGATCCTGGCGGCGCACCCCGTGGCTCATGGCGGTGGCCGGCCTCAGCGTCGTACTGGGGATCATCGCGGTCCGGTTCAACATCGTCGTCCCGCCCCAGATCCGCCCCGTGATGGAGGGGCTCCCGCACGGATCGTACTTCCCCTCCCTCGTGGAGTGGGCGACCAGCGCCGGCATGATCGCGGTCGGTCTGCTGGTGTACACGATCGGCGCGGAACTGCTTCCGCTGACGCCGCTCGACGGAGGTGATCACTGATGTCCACTGACAGCGATAGCTCGGACGCGGACGGATCGAACGGTGACGACGGGGCCACCCTCACCAGGCGCGACCTGGTGAAGGCGGTCGGCAGCGTCGGCCTGATCGGCGCGGCCAGCGCTGCCACCGTCGACGTCGACACCGAGGACCTCTGGACGGACGACGAGGCCCACTACGTCGGCGACGACTACGGCGAGTACGGCGCGAGCGACGTGATTCACACCACCTGCGGACAGTGCAACACCTTCTGTCCGATCAAGGTCCGCCTGTCCGACGAGAGCGCCAGCGGCGAGTACAGCTCGCTGGTCCGCAAGCTCGCCGGCAACCCCTACTCGTTCCTGAACACGCAGCCGTTCTCGCAGGTGCCCTACGACAGCGATCCCGAGGACGTCGCGATGGGCGACGTCGAGGGGAGCGGCGACGTCGACGCCGACCGCTGGTCGCTGTCGGGCGGCCGGATCTGTCTGAAGGGCCAGGCTGGCATCCAGACGGCCTTCGACAGCTACCGGGTCCGCAAGCCGATGAAGCGAGTCGGCCCCCGCGGCTCCGGGGAGTGGAAGACCATCTCCTGGGAGCAGGCGATCGAGGAGATCGCCGAGGGGGACGACGAACTCGGCCACCCCGGCCTGCGCGAGCTGTGGGCCTACGCGCCCGAGGACGAAGTGATGGACGACTGGGAGGCCGTCCAGTCCGGCGAGATGGACAGGTCGGCCTTCGACGAGAAGTGGGGCGACGCGCTCATCGACACCGACCACCCCGACCTCGGACCGAAGGCCAACCAGATCGTCGACGTCGGCGGGTTCCGGCGCAACTTCATCAGGACTCGCCTGTGGCACCAGGGACTCGGTTCGATCAACAGCGTCCACCACGCCGGGACCTGCGGGTTCTCCAGCGTCATGGGGAATGTCCGCTCGCACGCGGCCCAGAAGAAGCGCCAGTATCCCGACGTGGAGAACTGCGAGTACCTGCTGGTGTGGGGGACCAACCCCATGGTCGCCAACAAGGGGCCGACCTGGCTCGCCCCGAAGCTGACCAACGCCATCGAGGACGGCATGCGGATGGACGTGGTCGACCCGCGCCTGTCGAAGACCGCCGAGAAGGCCGACACCTGGGTCCCGGTCGAGCCCGGCGCGGACGGCGCGCTCGCGCTCGGGATGGCGCGCTGGATCATCGAGCGCGACCGCCACGACGTCGAGTACCTCCGCAATCCCGCGGCGACCGCCGCCGAGAGCGAGGGCGAACCCACGTGGAGCGACGCGACCCACCTCGTGCTCGTCGACGAGGAGTCGGGCCCCAAGGCGCGCGCCGCCGACCTCGGCCTCGTCCCCGAAGACCACGATCTGGCCGACGACTTCGTCGCCGTCGACGCGTCGACCGGCGAGCCGCGGCCGGCCAGCGAGGTCGAGACCGGCGTCCTTGACGTGTCGCTGACCGTCGACGGGACCGCCGTCGAGAGCGTCTGGAGCCTGTACCGCGACCGGGTGTTCGAGCACACCGTCGAGGAGTACGCCGATACGGCCGGTGTCTCGGCCGACCGGATCGCCGAGATCGCCGACGAGTTCACCAGCCACGGCAAGCGGGCGGCGATCATGGCCTACCGCGGCCCGGCGAAACACACCAACGGGTTCTACAACACCCGCGCCATCGCGACGCTGCAGCACCTCATCGGCAACTACGACTGGAAGGGCGGGCAGATCACCCCCTACGCCGGCTACAGCACGATGTCCGGCCGCTACGAGCTCGGGCAGGTCCCCGACGGCCACTCGCCGTGGGGGATCCCGCTGCTGCGCGGCGGGGTCAACTACGAGGACACCACGCTGTTCGAGCGCGACGACGGGTACCCCGCGAAGCGGCCCTGGTTCCCCGTCGCGCCGCCGCAGGCCACCCAGGAGCTGTACGGCAGCGCCGCAGACGAGTACCCCTACGGCGTCGAGGCGCTGTTCATCCGGCCGTACTCGAACAACCACGTGATGGCCGTCGCCGGCGGCGACCAGATCCCCGACGTCATCGGCGACCCCGACGCGATCCCGCTGGTCGTCGCCTCCGACACCGTGATCGGCGAGACGAGCAAGTACGCCGACTACATCCTCCCTGAGCCGACCTACCTCGAGCGCTGGGAGAATTTCGGCACGTACCCGAACAAGCGGCTGGCCGACGAGAAGATCAGCCAGCCGGCGGTCGAGGTGG
This region of Halomicrobium urmianum genomic DNA includes:
- a CDS encoding FAD-dependent oxidoreductase → MSDTFVVVGGDAAGMSAASKAKREDPDLEVIVFEKGQWVSYAACGMPYYVKGEVDELEDLVAVTPERFREERDIDLRTGHEVVGIDPERQTVAVEGDGERFEQSYDHLLVGVGASAIVPPFDGTDLDGVFTIHDMDEAGEIESYVTDQSPDRAAIVGGGYVGIEMAEALSARGVDVALYEMLPHVLQPFGEQVAEVVEDHLRERGVDLHLDTAVSGFDGDGRVDRVVLEGGESDPTDVVIVGVGVAPNVGLAEEAGIELGSTGAIATDEYGRTNYENVYAAGDCAEARHVVTGEPDHVPLALTANRAGRAIGQTVTGSPTPTGDIAGTAIVKAFDLGAARTGIVDEERAREAGFEPVSVTITDESRPGYYPGSEEIQITLVADRDSGRLLGGSVVGAEGAKRIDTVATALHAGMTVTELQNADLAYAPPFSPVWDPVLTAAKVLSGKLE
- a CDS encoding bacterio-opsin activator domain-containing protein; this translates as MNGVLVASVLLRLAGVGYSLVLLARSSDRRFGFLTVMLSLMATRQLLSARSSTTPVEELPGLAVSVLALLTVYYLSSYVVEERRVTERLQGFRKAIEHAGHAIFVTDADGTIEYANPAVESVVGYGPEEVVGENPRLWQSGEHDEDFYTELWERISSGEVWEGEIVNRRKSGELCWVDTTVAPITDEAGAVEHYVAVERDVTDRKERRLRIEEQNDRLERLNNTNEVLRDVNRELVGASTRREIERVLCDRFARSHLFDAAWVGTPRLVDDGVAVQAAAGVDPETLETRLDGSTAYRDVAGDVLEQRRPALVDDDGGPVDDPAGAAGVVVPLSYQDADYGALFVEAATDGAFEAIDRAVFAELGLTVGDAINAAESRRTLASDEVTRLEFRLDGTDDPLVSLSAALGCTIELDRIGDGGEGDCAAYVSVAGCEPGPVSAHAADAPGVERAEVLCAGDGQCAVRLALDDAVVTTLAQYGAAVQSLTVTEGTGRLVAEVARSNDVRSVVEAVQSAYPGLDLIAQREREPDAAAETEFRTTFEESLTDRQLEAAQTAYFAGFFEWPRDASGEDVAETMGINQSTFTQHLRAAERKLFASLFDRDDDVVAEPVSA
- a CDS encoding 4Fe-4S dicluster domain-containing protein, whose product is MSGASDDRLPGVPDAGAADFDAMVDDEASDPREELSKTDHDTDLGIAMAEDAKRVSRGELSAEEYWRKYDAAAEAEFGDDYRQTPNPAIDSPDQTIESETAESLGCSVGSMDSIACESAASAPTDEDGDDSDERWGMVIDLQKCVGCDSCSVACKAENRTPPGVSYNVVMEEEHGEFPDVTRTNVPRPCMQCENPPCVQVCPVSATYKMDNGVVNIDYDRCIGCRYCMIACPYGARYFDFGENYDDEVDGAGEVTSPEYGVDRGPREDGASPVGNVRKCSFCTHRLERGEEPACVETCVGDARNMGDLDDPDSEVSEMADSSRAFQLKEDEGTDPNVYYLK
- the nrfD gene encoding NrfD/PsrC family molybdoenzyme membrane anchor subunit, which gives rise to MATEHSRFEFDPGFVDDRLRAAWYAVLGVLLLVGGAATWLRISGGMQSTNLTSTTPWGAWVAFYIYFVGLSAGAFLVSTLANVFGVAGMHRIDRDALFAAIVSMLVALLFVWTDLGRMDRMYHPFIWRQVTSALAWEVHAYVAYIGVLTTELYFSMRYDLARVAERGSGLRARLSGLLTLGRRQTTEASRETDRTWLKRAGILGIPLAIFMVHGGTGVLFAVSKARPYWNSGLFPVIFIVSAVLSGTALVMMLYVLRTRLFDGESVDPDLLDRLAKLLATFVVVDVALTAIEALIAIVSFHPHVVETWNIIAFGEMSWSFWWFMVGLGWVFPLVMLSKRSWRRTPWLMAVAGLSVVLGIIAVRFNIVVPPQIRPVMEGLPHGSYFPSLVEWATSAGMIAVGLLVYTIGAELLPLTPLDGGDH
- a CDS encoding molybdopterin-dependent oxidoreductase, producing MSTDSDSSDADGSNGDDGATLTRRDLVKAVGSVGLIGAASAATVDVDTEDLWTDDEAHYVGDDYGEYGASDVIHTTCGQCNTFCPIKVRLSDESASGEYSSLVRKLAGNPYSFLNTQPFSQVPYDSDPEDVAMGDVEGSGDVDADRWSLSGGRICLKGQAGIQTAFDSYRVRKPMKRVGPRGSGEWKTISWEQAIEEIAEGDDELGHPGLRELWAYAPEDEVMDDWEAVQSGEMDRSAFDEKWGDALIDTDHPDLGPKANQIVDVGGFRRNFIRTRLWHQGLGSINSVHHAGTCGFSSVMGNVRSHAAQKKRQYPDVENCEYLLVWGTNPMVANKGPTWLAPKLTNAIEDGMRMDVVDPRLSKTAEKADTWVPVEPGADGALALGMARWIIERDRHDVEYLRNPAATAAESEGEPTWSDATHLVLVDEESGPKARAADLGLVPEDHDLADDFVAVDASTGEPRPASEVETGVLDVSLTVDGTAVESVWSLYRDRVFEHTVEEYADTAGVSADRIAEIADEFTSHGKRAAIMAYRGPAKHTNGFYNTRAIATLQHLIGNYDWKGGQITPYAGYSTMSGRYELGQVPDGHSPWGIPLLRGGVNYEDTTLFERDDGYPAKRPWFPVAPPQATQELYGSAADEYPYGVEALFIRPYSNNHVMAVAGGDQIPDVIGDPDAIPLVVASDTVIGETSKYADYILPEPTYLERWENFGTYPNKRLADEKISQPAVEVVPDARPFEEVLIDLWTELDLPGVGEDAIPDADGELWPLERAEDFYLKLAANMAYDRDPVPDASEDELRVFRESHEKGLGDSFDIDRWKRAVSDEEWAKVVTVLNRGGRFEEPVDDYADRFAEHGHEYDYAERFDDSNAYDGDQMRYKLGSRVDFYSEVVPKGKHSYTGERFDPLPRVDDVEHYGGAVQAPVTDDGDPERPLRLINWKPRTQGMHRTTNSPWLRETRPQNPLWINPRDAEERGVENGDEVVIDAGRRTVEGVAMVTNGIRPGVVGAMWGWGRSGDGAVEETVDGETRGPVEDDGHTPYQFDEPMTEDAGLAKGRDAGFAINHLQPLDEDLGDTGLSDLVGGSNAQYDAFVEVERK